One genomic window of Coffea eugenioides isolate CCC68of chromosome 1, Ceug_1.0, whole genome shotgun sequence includes the following:
- the LOC113768348 gene encoding uncharacterized protein LOC113768348, with product MGFHRQSLPIKYLGVPLIRRRMGATIFDPLLEKLRARLFHWSSKLLSTGGKIVLIRHVLGSIPLFMLQAVNPPKSVLAALSRICNSFLWALSIESKRLHWAVWEKLSFPVQEGCLGFRSFEDSVKALACKSWWRLRKKDSIWAGYMHSKYIKHSHPSIAAVDHLRRHGDVYWRFEILRSHGYSGAWGRG from the coding sequence ATGGGTTTCCACAGGCAGTCTCTTCCAATCAAATATCTTGGGGTTCCCCTAATCCGTAGAAGGATGGGTGCAACAATTTTCGATCCTCTCCTGGAAAAGCTGCGGGCAAGACTCTTCCATTGGAGCTCTAAGCTACTGAGCACGGGGGGTAAGATTGTCCTTATTCGCCATGTGCTTGGCTCGATTCCTCTTTTTATGTTGCAAGCAGTTAACCCTCCCAAATCCGTTTTGGCTGCCCTAAGTAGGATCTGCAACTCGTTCCTATGGGCTTTAAGTATTGAGTCGAAGAGGTTACACTGGGCAGTGTGGGAAAAGCTCTCCTTTCCGGTTCAAGAAGGGTGTCTAGGGTTTCGCTCCTTTGAAGACTCGGTGAAGGCTTTGGCCTGCAAGTCGTGGTGGCGGTTAAGAAAGAAGGACTCGATTTGGGCAGGCTATATGCACAGTAAATACATTAAGCACTCGCACCCGTCGATCGCTGCAGTGGATCACCTCCGGCGTCATGGCGACGTCTACTGGCGGTTCGAGATTTTGCGGAGTCACGGATATAGTGGTGCTTGGGGAAGGGGCTAG